One window of Manihot esculenta cultivar AM560-2 chromosome 17, M.esculenta_v8, whole genome shotgun sequence genomic DNA carries:
- the LOC122722284 gene encoding uncharacterized protein LOC122722284 — protein sequence MADSQNPNIPQNKPPPPKIPSEITNGSPNTKANAKVSGQKVHYPNPPDAANPDPATLREQWRFAIRQYSKWYSHAWGTAILAGLSFFALGWIIKGSNPLPSFKRDDSSSAPSSPNDASEARR from the coding sequence ATGGCGGACTCCCAAAACCCCAATATCCCTCAAAACAAACCTCCTCCTCCTAAAATTCCTTCCGAAATCACAAATGGTAGCCCCAACACCAAAGCTAACGCCAAAGTCTCGGGCCAGAAGGTCCACTACCCCAACCCGCCAGACGCGGCAAACCCGGACCCCGCAACACTGAGGGAGCAGTGGAGATTTGCAATCCGGCAGTACAGCAAATGGTACTCCCACGCTTGGGGCACAGCAATTCTCGCGGGTCTCTCTTTCTTCGCTTTGGGTTGGATTATCAAGGGTTCTAATCCTCTTCCCTCTTTCAAGAGAGACGATTCTTCTTCTGCCCCTTCATCTCCTAATGATGCCAGCGAAGCTCGCCGGTGA
- the LOC110604998 gene encoding ras-related protein RABA1f — protein sequence MGAYRADDDYDYLFKVVLIGDSGVGKSNLLSRFTRNEFSLESKSTIGVEFATRSIHVDDKVVKAQIWDTAGQERYRAITSAYYRGAVGALLVYDVTRHVTFENVQRWLKELRDHTDANIVIMLVGNKADLRHLRAVATEDAKGFAERENTFFMETSALESMNVENAFTEVLTQIYRVVSRKALDIGDDPAALPRGQTINVGGRDDVSAVKKAGCCSS from the exons ATGGGAGCTTATAGAGCAGATGACGATTATGATTACTTGTTCAAGGTCGTCTTGATTGGAGATTCTGGCGTCGGAAAATCCAATCTCTTGTCTCGTTTTACCAGAAATGAATTCAGCCTTGAATCCAAATCCACCATCGGTGTGGAATTCGCCACCCGCAGCATCCACGTCGATGATAAGGTCGTCAAGGCCCAGATTTGGGATACCGCCGGCCAAGAGAG ATATCGTGCCATCACAAGTGCATACTACAGAGGTGCTGTTGGAGCTTTGCTAGTGTACGATGTTACTCGTCATGTCACATTTGAAAATGTTCAGAGATGGCTAAAGGAGCTCAGGGATCACACAGATGCCAACATTGTGATCATGCTGGTAGGAAACAAGGCAGACCTGCGTCACCTGCGAGCTGTTGCCACTGAAGATGCCAAGGGATTTGCTGAACGAGAGAATACCTTTTTCATGGAGACATCAGCTCTGGAATCTATGAATGTGGAGAATGCATTCACGGAAGTGCTGACCCAGATCTACCGAGTTGTAAGCAGGAAGGCTCTTGACATTGGAGATGACCCAGCAGCTTTGCCTAGAGGACAGACAATCAACGTTGGAGGCAGAGATGATGTCTCAGCTGTTAAAAAGGCTGGATGTTGCTCGTCTTAA
- the LOC110604997 gene encoding uncharacterized protein LOC110604997 isoform X2 — MPPPQALSFLSPLLLISPPSHSLSSRTAIPIFSLPILPVPSSRNPFPALFCTSPKSTQQQQEEEALLQFVAESKLKTLPCVRTFENDLARLSLVGAVGFEQALTAAAADGGRAAAEHIDSGQPTMVVETIFPGPEDEHATISTRLFLPAEKVKEKAGKLRRSYTEDIFSGATSQNILAMTFRQVVLQELWNFELVVLRPGTERNMEDLQNPREVPASLFLRSSNKEVISVLAEAVCIAALQNTERHYLDDFLGKASSGIFRWFQKPERIVSKDSAVVIYKLFEDEIVENAKSLLENFKSTKKNFRRIKMRNKYSWWTLVAHSKLEKIGGPNFSAWTSEYVPAYRLQIDADKVRDVKLEGWRSSAENRWEVLLTHSQMTGLAEVLDMYYEDIYTLPDKELSCHAITSFTNFSNKKRRSSLLNILSVSLASGIFLIAISALRQFCFPHMRKGEMYAQEHRSLPSSEIKFAVNESLDPEKLQEICILIIKKIKDGFGWPDNITTETDSGAWIGDVPKYLKVMGRSESNREDSSTCAPELKIDEDMKSSAQDVASYQVVCSTDGKIVGFQPTSRVGVNHWAANPLARELYGGRRLSPGFVERGHKIHLPNEIVVIELLMSVNSDAYFALARPAR, encoded by the exons ATGCCTCCTCCTCAAGCTCTCTCCTTTCTATCACCTCTTCTTCTTATTTCTCCACCTTCTCATTCCCTCTCCTCAAGGACTGCAATTCCTATATTCTCCCTTCCCATATTGCCCGTACCCAGTTCCAGAAATCCCTTCCCTGCCCTCTTCTGCACCTCTCCAAAATCCACGCAGCAAcagcaagaagaagaagctctTCTCCAATTCGTGGCGGAGTCTAAATTGAAGACCCTCCCTTGTGTCAGGACCTTCGAGAACGACTTGGCTCGGCTCAGCTTAGTAGGTGCCGTTGGCTTCGAGCAGGCTCTCACTGCAGCTGCAGCCGATGGAGGCCGGGCCGCAGCTGAGCACATTGATTCCGGCCAACCCACTATGGTCGTTGAGACGATTTTCCCTGGCCCCGAGGATGAGCACGCTACTATCTCTACTCGATTG TTTTTACCTGCTGAGAAAGTTAAAGAAAAAGCGGGCAAGCTCAGAAGGTCTTACACCGAAGATATTTTTTCAGGGGCTACATCTCAAAACATACTTGCCATGACATTTAGACAAGTGGTTTTGCAAGAGTTGTGGAATTTTGAGCTTGTTGTGTTAAGGCCTGGCACAGAAAGAAACATGGAGGATCTTCAAAATCCAAGAGAG GTTCCTGCATCTTTATTTCTCAGGTCATCAAACAAAGAGGTTATCTCTGTTCTTGCGGAAGCTGTTTGCATAGCTGCTCTTCAAAACACTGAAAGGCATTATCTTGATGATTTTTTGGGGAAAGCTTCTAGTGGGATCTTCCGCTGGTTTCAGAAGCCCGAGAGAATTGTGTCTAAAGATTCTGCTGTTgtcatttataaattatttgaagaTGAAATAGTAGAAAATGCCAAGAGTTTGCTGGAAAATTTTAAGTCAACCAAGAAAAATTTTAGGAGGATAAAAATGAGAAACAAGTACAGTTGGTGGACACTAGTGGCACACTCTAAGTTGGAAAAAATTGGTGGGCCTAACTTCAGTGCATGGACAAGCGAGTATGTACCAGCTTATAGACTGCAAATTGATGCTGATAAAGTAAGGGATgtaaaacttgaaggatggaGAAGCTCTGCAGAGAATAGGTGGGAAGTTCTTTTGACCCATTCCCAAATG ACTGGACTGGCTGAAGTATTAGATATGTATTATGAAGACATCTACACGTTGCCTGATAAAGAGCTATCATGTCATGCCATTACAAGTTTTACCAACTTTTCCAATAAAAAG AGGAGGTCTTCTTTGTTAAACATCTTGTCAGTTAGCCTTGCTAGTGGAATATTTCTTATTGCCATCAGTGCTCTCAGGCAGTTTTGTTTTCCTCATATGCGCAAAGGAGAAATGTATGCTCAAGAACATAGGTCTCTTCCATCATCTGAAATTAAGTTTGCGGTAAATGAATCTCTGGATCCTGAAAAG TTACAAGAAATATGCATTCTGATCATCAAAAAGATTAAGGATGGATTTGGATGGCCTGACAATATAACCACAGAAACAGACAGTGGTGCTTGGATTGGAGATGTTCCAAAATACTTGAAAGTTATGGGCAGATCTGAATCCAATAGGGAAGACAGTTCAACTTGTGCTCCTGAACTGAAAATTGATGAAGATATGAAATCATCTGCACAGGATGTTGCTAGTTATCAG GTTGTTTGTTCAACCGATGGTAAAATAGTTGGGTTCCAGCCTACAAGTCGGGTAGGCGTGAATCATTGGGCTGCCAATCCCTTAGCAAGGGAGCTGTATGGTGGACGAAGGCTGTCCCCTG GCTTTGTTGAACGTGGCCACAAGATCCACCTTCCAAATGAAATTGTTGTGATAGAGCTGTTGATGTCAGTCAATTCGGATGCCTACTTTGCATTGGCAAGGCCAGCTCGCTGA
- the LOC110604997 gene encoding uncharacterized protein LOC110604997 isoform X1, translating to MPPPQALSFLSPLLLISPPSHSLSSRTAIPIFSLPILPVPSSRNPFPALFCTSPKSTQQQQEEEALLQFVAESKLKTLPCVRTFENDLARLSLVGAVGFEQALTAAAADGGRAAAEHIDSGQPTMVVETIFPGPEDEHATISTRLFLPAEKVKEKAGKLRRSYTEDIFSGATSQNILAMTFRQVVLQELWNFELVVLRPGTERNMEDLQNPREQVPASLFLRSSNKEVISVLAEAVCIAALQNTERHYLDDFLGKASSGIFRWFQKPERIVSKDSAVVIYKLFEDEIVENAKSLLENFKSTKKNFRRIKMRNKYSWWTLVAHSKLEKIGGPNFSAWTSEYVPAYRLQIDADKVRDVKLEGWRSSAENRWEVLLTHSQMTGLAEVLDMYYEDIYTLPDKELSCHAITSFTNFSNKKRRSSLLNILSVSLASGIFLIAISALRQFCFPHMRKGEMYAQEHRSLPSSEIKFAVNESLDPEKLQEICILIIKKIKDGFGWPDNITTETDSGAWIGDVPKYLKVMGRSESNREDSSTCAPELKIDEDMKSSAQDVASYQVVCSTDGKIVGFQPTSRVGVNHWAANPLARELYGGRRLSPGFVERGHKIHLPNEIVVIELLMSVNSDAYFALARPAR from the exons ATGCCTCCTCCTCAAGCTCTCTCCTTTCTATCACCTCTTCTTCTTATTTCTCCACCTTCTCATTCCCTCTCCTCAAGGACTGCAATTCCTATATTCTCCCTTCCCATATTGCCCGTACCCAGTTCCAGAAATCCCTTCCCTGCCCTCTTCTGCACCTCTCCAAAATCCACGCAGCAAcagcaagaagaagaagctctTCTCCAATTCGTGGCGGAGTCTAAATTGAAGACCCTCCCTTGTGTCAGGACCTTCGAGAACGACTTGGCTCGGCTCAGCTTAGTAGGTGCCGTTGGCTTCGAGCAGGCTCTCACTGCAGCTGCAGCCGATGGAGGCCGGGCCGCAGCTGAGCACATTGATTCCGGCCAACCCACTATGGTCGTTGAGACGATTTTCCCTGGCCCCGAGGATGAGCACGCTACTATCTCTACTCGATTG TTTTTACCTGCTGAGAAAGTTAAAGAAAAAGCGGGCAAGCTCAGAAGGTCTTACACCGAAGATATTTTTTCAGGGGCTACATCTCAAAACATACTTGCCATGACATTTAGACAAGTGGTTTTGCAAGAGTTGTGGAATTTTGAGCTTGTTGTGTTAAGGCCTGGCACAGAAAGAAACATGGAGGATCTTCAAAATCCAAGAGAG CAGGTTCCTGCATCTTTATTTCTCAGGTCATCAAACAAAGAGGTTATCTCTGTTCTTGCGGAAGCTGTTTGCATAGCTGCTCTTCAAAACACTGAAAGGCATTATCTTGATGATTTTTTGGGGAAAGCTTCTAGTGGGATCTTCCGCTGGTTTCAGAAGCCCGAGAGAATTGTGTCTAAAGATTCTGCTGTTgtcatttataaattatttgaagaTGAAATAGTAGAAAATGCCAAGAGTTTGCTGGAAAATTTTAAGTCAACCAAGAAAAATTTTAGGAGGATAAAAATGAGAAACAAGTACAGTTGGTGGACACTAGTGGCACACTCTAAGTTGGAAAAAATTGGTGGGCCTAACTTCAGTGCATGGACAAGCGAGTATGTACCAGCTTATAGACTGCAAATTGATGCTGATAAAGTAAGGGATgtaaaacttgaaggatggaGAAGCTCTGCAGAGAATAGGTGGGAAGTTCTTTTGACCCATTCCCAAATG ACTGGACTGGCTGAAGTATTAGATATGTATTATGAAGACATCTACACGTTGCCTGATAAAGAGCTATCATGTCATGCCATTACAAGTTTTACCAACTTTTCCAATAAAAAG AGGAGGTCTTCTTTGTTAAACATCTTGTCAGTTAGCCTTGCTAGTGGAATATTTCTTATTGCCATCAGTGCTCTCAGGCAGTTTTGTTTTCCTCATATGCGCAAAGGAGAAATGTATGCTCAAGAACATAGGTCTCTTCCATCATCTGAAATTAAGTTTGCGGTAAATGAATCTCTGGATCCTGAAAAG TTACAAGAAATATGCATTCTGATCATCAAAAAGATTAAGGATGGATTTGGATGGCCTGACAATATAACCACAGAAACAGACAGTGGTGCTTGGATTGGAGATGTTCCAAAATACTTGAAAGTTATGGGCAGATCTGAATCCAATAGGGAAGACAGTTCAACTTGTGCTCCTGAACTGAAAATTGATGAAGATATGAAATCATCTGCACAGGATGTTGCTAGTTATCAG GTTGTTTGTTCAACCGATGGTAAAATAGTTGGGTTCCAGCCTACAAGTCGGGTAGGCGTGAATCATTGGGCTGCCAATCCCTTAGCAAGGGAGCTGTATGGTGGACGAAGGCTGTCCCCTG GCTTTGTTGAACGTGGCCACAAGATCCACCTTCCAAATGAAATTGTTGTGATAGAGCTGTTGATGTCAGTCAATTCGGATGCCTACTTTGCATTGGCAAGGCCAGCTCGCTGA